The DNA segment CTTTAAAAAAGCACCTTACCTAAGGAAGGAATATTAAATGGCGGTTAACAGGAAAGATCTGGATAAATCACTGGCGAAAGCTAATGAACTGGTCGAAAAGGCAGAAGATATTAAAATATACAGCCATATAGACTGTGACGGAATATCTGCCGGGGCAATACTGTCTTCAACCCTGGACCGTCTGGAGATAGATCATGAAATAGAGTTCATAAGCCTGGACCGGATTCCCGAACTGGAAAAGAAAAATGAACTCACCATATTCTCAGACCTGGGTTCAGGACAAGATTTAGACCATTTCGTTACATCCCAATCCAAGGTTCTAATTCTGGACCATCACCCTCCACTGCGAAAGATATCACCAGTGGGAAGTGGGTTTCTGGAGGTGAACCCCAACCACTATGGTCTGGATGGTTCCCATCAGGTTTCAGGGGGAGGTATGTGCTACCTCCTGGCCAGAACATTCGGTTTTTATGATCTAAGCTGGATAGGTGTTTTAAGTGCCATCGGGGATATGCAGAACAATTTATCCGGGAAGTTAGTGGGGCTTAATAAAGAAATACTGGATGACGGGGCGAAGTTGAACCTGGTGGAGTCAGTTAATGATCTGGCCATTTACGGACGCCAAACCCGACCACTGTTCGTGGCTTTATCCTATTTTGGCGATGTTAAACTACCCATCACCAACAACCGCAACGAATCCATCCAGTTCTTAAAGAATCTGGACATACCTGTTAACAATGGTAAAAAACAGCGCACACTTTACGATCTAAGCCAAGAAGAAAAGGGAAGGATCTTCGCCGAGCTGGTACGGATGTTAAGCCGTGAGGTACCCCCTCGCTATGTCCGTTACATTCCCCGCCTGGTGGCTGGCGATGCCTACGAGTTCTTGGGGGAGGAAAAGTATTCCCCCCTGCGTGATGCCAGTGAATTTTCAACGGCCATCAACGCCTGCAGCCGACACCAAAATCCAGAAGTGGCCTTGAAGGTTCTTAAGGGAGACCGGGGTATGGCCCTGGATGAGATGGAAGCCCAGGGGAAGGAGCACCGCCGTTACCTGGCCGAAAAAATGAACTGGATCCAGGGGGAAGACCGGATCCAGAACATGACAAACTTGCAGTACTTCCAGGGTAACGGAATAAAAAGTGAGGTGGTGGGAACCATAGCTGGTATGGTCCTGAGTTACGGTGACTGGAGAAAGCCCATGATTGGTTTTACCCGGATAAACAATGAAAACGAGGGATTAAAGGTTTCTTTACGTTGTTCCCGTCTCTTGGCATTTGATGGAATCCATTTCGGCCATATGATCAGCCAGGTGGCTGCCAAGGTAGGGGGAAGTGGTGGTGGCCACTCTGTAGCGTGCGGTGCCTACATCCCCGGGGATAAACAGGATAAATTTTTGGAACTCTTCAACGAACAACTGAACGGTGTTCTGTAGCCTTACCTCTCATTCGGGTAACTATCTACCAGTTATGAAGATCATTAAAAATAATCCAACTACCACCAAAAATCATAACGATTAATAAAGGGATCAATAAAAAGTGAATCATAAGAGCACACGGTGATGAGATGAAGGTTTTCAAGAAAAAGGGGGAACTTACCAAGTTTCAGATTCTGGCGGAGATTGCCCGGGGACAACCCCACCTGCGCCAGAAGGATATTGCCGACAAGCTGGGCATTACAGTGCAGGCTGTTTCCGAGAATTTGAAGACACTGGTAGATGAAGGATGGGTAGAAACTGGCAGTGGTCAGTCACGTTACAAGATCACCAAACGTGGCATTGAAAAGGTGAAAACTGAAGCCAGTAACCTCCGTAAATATGCTGATCAGGTTATAGACACCATGAATACCTACAAGTCAGTGTGGCCTGCCATTGCCCAGGAAGATATGAACAAAGGAGAATCTGTGTGGCTTAAAATGGAAGATGGAACCCTGTATGCAGTTAAAGAAGAAACATCAGCCCGTGCGGAAGTGCTCCATGATGCTCTAAAAGGGGAAGATGTGGCCCTCGTCAGTTTAAGTGGGACCATAGAACTTGAACCTGGATTTGTAGTTATTATGAAACTTCCTACCATTAACCAGGGCGGTACCCGTGCCTGCGATCTGGATAACGTGCAGAAAATTCTGGAAAAATACGAGGCCCGTGTGCAAAAGGTGGGAGTTATGGGTACTGTTTCCCGGTCACTGGCAAATAAACTGGGCATAAAACCTGATTTTGAATTTGCCACTCCGCAGGCAGCAGTTGCCGCTGCCAGCCGGGGCTTAAATGTCATGGTATTTGTTGTGGGAAAGATGACCCGGACCTTAACCCACAGACTGGATGAAAAGGACATCAACTACATAATTGAAGATGTTTTGACCCAAAGTTAATTGAATGTTGGCCCCCCAAAACTAACTAATTTTACCAAGGTTAATTGATGGTAAAAAAATTGAAGAACGTGGTGTTACACTAAACCTTCCATTTCCTCGGGAATCACCAATTAATAATTCTTATTTTTGACTTAAATTATCCGACAACCACAGTGATCGATCCGGGCCACACATGACCCTTCCAGACTGTTATCTGGAGTTGAGGATAGGGCAAAGACGGTTCTACCCAGCATAGCCATGGAAGCACCCATGGTTTCATCTTTAAGCACGTCAACCATCTCCATTATCTCGGGGTCAATGAACCCTGTTTTCTGGGCAAATTCCAGAGAAAGATCCATAAAGTGGGTGACCTGGGGTTTAAGCATTAGTCTCTGGAGCATGTCTCGGGCCACACTATTGAGTTTATTTGTTTTAACCGGGTCAGTGAGTACCGACGAAGTTTCTATAGTCCCTAAACTCTTAAATATAATGAAAAGTCCCCCTTCGTCAGTATCTTTCCGGGGATTTTCGGGGGGAAGTAGTTTATCTGCTTTTCCAAATCCCGGGGCACCGGGTTCTATCCTTAAGGGGAACCCTCCCACCATTGATCCCATAACATCCCCCAGACCAGTTGATAGAAGAACTTCGGCCTTATGGGCCACGGCCGCAGCCTGGTTAAAGGTTAATGGAAGCTTGAGAATTTGTGAAAGTCCCAGGGCTGTGCCCAGGGCAAAACCAGCAGAAGCGCCGAATCCTGCTTCTAGAGGTACGTTGAGCTCATGATTAATAGTTATGTGGAGGTTACTCCACTCAATTTCTGTGAACTGTTTTTTCAAAAGATCCAGTGTTTTATAGGTTACTGAATCTTCCCGAGAGTGGTAATCGTTGATGTTTCCATTGGTTTTTATAATGATCTCGCCGTTTCCCTCACATACCTCCACCCTGGTTAGGACTCCCTGGTCCAGGACTACTCCTGCTCCCCGGGAACCCCGGATCATAGGGTTGGGATGGTCAATGATTTCAAAAAAACCAGTTATATGAGAAGGGGCGAAAACTAAAGATTGCAATTTATCACCACATTTATTATATTCACAGTTAAATAAATAGTAAAGGTAGTTAAGTCCATGGTTAATTGGATAACCAAGGAGGAAAATCCCTTCCATAGATAAGTATAACCCGAATTATTGAGGTAACAAATCACAGAAGGAGAATAAGGTATGGGAAAACGAATAGACCTGCACACCCACAGCATATTCAGTGATGGAGAACTTTTACCATCAGAGATAGCACGCCGAGCCTGTGTTTTAGGCCATCAGGCAGTGGCCATAACTGATCACGTGGATGCCAGCAACCTGGACTGTGTTGGTCGTGTGATTAACGCGGTTTTAGATATCCGGGATAACTGGGACATAGAGATCGTTCCTGGGGCGGAGATAACCCACGCCCCTGCAGAGATAATTCCCAAACTGGCCCGCAAGGCACGGGAATTGGGAGCAGAGATCGTGGTGGTGCACGGTGAGACACTGGTGGAACCAGTTATTGAGGGCACCAACTGGAGTGCGGTTAACTGCCCAGATGTTGACATTTTAGCACACCCTGGACTTATAACTCATGAAGAAGCACGTATTGCCAAGGAAAAGGATATTGCCCTGGAGATCAGCGCCCGGAGAGGTCACAGTCTGGGTAATGGTCATGTGGTGCAGGTGGCCCGGGAAGTGGGAGCCAATCTGGTGGTGGACACTGACACCCATGCACCGGAAGACCTTATAAACTATCAGATGGCTGAAAAAATAGCACTGGGTGCAGGTTTACCTGCAGATGAACTTAAAATAGTTTTAAGGGATAATCCAGTTAGTATATTAGAGGGAAAGGGTATTCTTTAGGAGAGCTACTCCCTTAGAGATATACGCAGGTATTATGATGTAATTTCATTTTTAAGCTAACTTCTGTCCCCCCCTATTTCCTTTAAAATCTCTTTTTTCAGGGTTTACTAGTTTTAAAAAAATTTACTACTTTTAAAAAATATATTTATAAAAATAGAATTATAAGACTTCATATTCAATTATGAGGTCTTTTCCAAGGCTATAACTCTTTTTGAGGTTTAAACGGAAGGCATCTTTCATGTAATCCACTCCCTTCCCATCTACCAAAGTCTTGGCCTTGGCTCCCCCGGCGATCATGGGGGCTATGCACACCCTTATCTCATTTACCAGGCCGGCACCGAGCATAGAATAATTCAAAGTGGAACCGCCCTCAAGCATTAACGTTTTAATCCCTTTATTTCCCAGTTCATCCATTAAACAGTTTAGATCAACCTGTTTATCCCCACAGATAATCACTTCTGCCTTACCATCTTCCTCAAGAGCCTTTATTTTATCCGGTGATGCTTCCTGTGAAACTGCAATGAGAGTGGGGGCTTCCGGGTTAAGGATCCTGTATTCTGGAGGTGTGCGTGCTTTACTATCCACCACCACCCGCAGTGGATTGTCTTCAGGGTTAGATGAAATTTTATGAACCGTGAGGCGGGGGTCATCAGCCAGGACGGTGTTTATACCCACCATTATGCCATCCATTTCTTTGCGGAGCCTGTGCACCCTTAAAAGATCTTCCTGGCCTGATATCTCAGAACTTCCTTTTTGGGTGGCTATTTTCCCATCCAGGGTCATGGCTGCATTTAAGATCACTTTTGGTTTAATAAAAAGCCCTCCAAGTTATTTAAAAACCCAGTTAGTTTAAATTATTTTTTATAAAAAAAATATTAAGAAACTTAAGGGTCTTTCCATTTAAAAGGGAAACTTACTGGTTTCCTCCACTCATTATGTAGGATATGTCCTGGAAGATCTGTTGTATCTGCTGTACTACGGAGCTAATGGTATTAACAATATCCTGAATGGGATTCAGGGTTTGTTCAACTTCCTGAGCAGTTTCATTGGTAGTTTGACTGGCATTCTGTAGTGCCTGATCTGCACTGTCCTTTATGTCACTTAAACTGGATTGTTCTGCAGCCATAACTGGTTGAAATATTAAAACACCCAGCAGCAGCACTAAAAAACTTATCAATAACTTTTTCATTAAATCACCATCCTAAAGCATGGGGCCATTAAATATTCATTAGAATCTATGGAATCACCATAATCTAAACTAATTATGGGATAGAGTAGATATTAAATGTATACTTTAAATAGAGTGAACCTTAAAACCAAATGGAAACAATAACCAAGGCAAGTGTAATCATGAGTAAAGACCGATACCAGAAAGGCTTAGAAAATCTGAAGAAGATGAATCCCGAATCTTACCAGAACCTAGAAGAAGTTTTAAATGGCATAGCTCCAGATATGGCCCGTTACATTGCAGAATTTCCCTACGGTGATATTTATTCCCGGCCAGGCCTGGATCTTAAGACCCGGGAACTGGTGACTGTGGCTTCTCTCACCACTCTGGGAAGTGCCACCGCAGAGCTTAAAACCCATGTGCACGGTGCTTTGAATGTGGGCTGCACCCCTCAGGAGATAGTTGAAGTTATAATCCAAATGGCAGTTTATGCCGGTTTTCCTGCAGCAATTAATGGTTTAATGGCTGCCAAAGATGTCCTGGAAGAGAGGGGTGAAGAATTCGAAAAATAATCTGTTAATTTTATTTAATCAAAAATATATTCAACTTTTTGTAAAAACTGATTCAGGGATAACTTCAACTTTTTTTTAAAAATCATTACCCCTATTAACCCAATTAAAATAAGATTAATTAGATTAATTTAGATTATTTCACAAATTTGTAAAAAACTAATTGTAAAATCAGCCTAATTCCCATTTAAAAATCAGTTTATCAAAAAAAATATTCATTTTACAGTCCAATTCATTTACAGTCCAAATATATCCCGGGCATTGTTTTCGGTTACCCTGGCTACTTTTTCTACAGGAATGGATTTAACCTGGGCTATGGTTTTCACGGTTTCCTCGACAAAGGCTGGTTCGTTTCTCTGTCCTTTGAATGGTGAGAGATAGGGGCTGTCTGTTTCGGTGATTAGATGAGATAAAGGTAGTTTAGCCGCCAGTTCCTGGTGATGTTCAGAG comes from the Methanobacterium formicicum genome and includes:
- the recJ gene encoding single-stranded-DNA-specific exonuclease RecJ; amino-acid sequence: MAVNRKDLDKSLAKANELVEKAEDIKIYSHIDCDGISAGAILSSTLDRLEIDHEIEFISLDRIPELEKKNELTIFSDLGSGQDLDHFVTSQSKVLILDHHPPLRKISPVGSGFLEVNPNHYGLDGSHQVSGGGMCYLLARTFGFYDLSWIGVLSAIGDMQNNLSGKLVGLNKEILDDGAKLNLVESVNDLAIYGRQTRPLFVALSYFGDVKLPITNNRNESIQFLKNLDIPVNNGKKQRTLYDLSQEEKGRIFAELVRMLSREVPPRYVRYIPRLVAGDAYEFLGEEKYSPLRDASEFSTAINACSRHQNPEVALKVLKGDRGMALDEMEAQGKEHRRYLAEKMNWIQGEDRIQNMTNLQYFQGNGIKSEVVGTIAGMVLSYGDWRKPMIGFTRINNENEGLKVSLRCSRLLAFDGIHFGHMISQVAAKVGGSGGGHSVACGAYIPGDKQDKFLELFNEQLNGVL
- a CDS encoding MarR family transcriptional regulator, with the protein product MKVFKKKGELTKFQILAEIARGQPHLRQKDIADKLGITVQAVSENLKTLVDEGWVETGSGQSRYKITKRGIEKVKTEASNLRKYADQVIDTMNTYKSVWPAIAQEDMNKGESVWLKMEDGTLYAVKEETSARAEVLHDALKGEDVALVSLSGTIELEPGFVVIMKLPTINQGGTRACDLDNVQKILEKYEARVQKVGVMGTVSRSLANKLGIKPDFEFATPQAAVAAASRGLNVMVFVVGKMTRTLTHRLDEKDINYIIEDVLTQS
- a CDS encoding pantoate kinase; its protein translation is MQSLVFAPSHITGFFEIIDHPNPMIRGSRGAGVVLDQGVLTRVEVCEGNGEIIIKTNGNINDYHSREDSVTYKTLDLLKKQFTEIEWSNLHITINHELNVPLEAGFGASAGFALGTALGLSQILKLPLTFNQAAAVAHKAEVLLSTGLGDVMGSMVGGFPLRIEPGAPGFGKADKLLPPENPRKDTDEGGLFIIFKSLGTIETSSVLTDPVKTNKLNSVARDMLQRLMLKPQVTHFMDLSLEFAQKTGFIDPEIMEMVDVLKDETMGASMAMLGRTVFALSSTPDNSLEGSCVARIDHCGCRII
- a CDS encoding histidinol phosphate phosphatase domain-containing protein, which encodes MGKRIDLHTHSIFSDGELLPSEIARRACVLGHQAVAITDHVDASNLDCVGRVINAVLDIRDNWDIEIVPGAEITHAPAEIIPKLARKARELGAEIVVVHGETLVEPVIEGTNWSAVNCPDVDILAHPGLITHEEARIAKEKDIALEISARRGHSLGNGHVVQVAREVGANLVVDTDTHAPEDLINYQMAEKIALGAGLPADELKIVLRDNPVSILEGKGIL
- a CDS encoding 2,5-diamino-6-(ribosylamino)-4(3H)-pyrimidinone 5'-phosphate reductase, translating into MKPKVILNAAMTLDGKIATQKGSSEISGQEDLLRVHRLRKEMDGIMVGINTVLADDPRLTVHKISSNPEDNPLRVVVDSKARTPPEYRILNPEAPTLIAVSQEASPDKIKALEEDGKAEVIICGDKQVDLNCLMDELGNKGIKTLMLEGGSTLNYSMLGAGLVNEIRVCIAPMIAGGAKAKTLVDGKGVDYMKDAFRLNLKKSYSLGKDLIIEYEVL
- a CDS encoding carboxymuconolactone decarboxylase family protein, which translates into the protein MSKDRYQKGLENLKKMNPESYQNLEEVLNGIAPDMARYIAEFPYGDIYSRPGLDLKTRELVTVASLTTLGSATAELKTHVHGALNVGCTPQEIVEVIIQMAVYAGFPAAINGLMAAKDVLEERGEEFEK